The proteins below are encoded in one region of Salvelinus namaycush isolate Seneca chromosome 32, SaNama_1.0, whole genome shotgun sequence:
- the LOC120027475 gene encoding iroquois-class homeodomain protein irx-1-like translates to MSFSQLGYSQFLSGSQEVYGGDRAGLGRDGGADGGVNQAATAAAVSSMLGMYGNPWAAQNYSAFLPYSGADLALISQMNPQYDLKDSPGAHPGGLAVHASAGFYPYGQYGYGDPNRAKAATRETTSTLKAWLQEHQKNPYPTKGEKIMLAIITKMTLTQVSTWFANARRRLKKENKVTWGRSAEDRDGRIFSSDNEDEPEKHGSEDEEEEEIDLESIDIDKVEENPGDQREVEGEGKLAARDASDSGSLESQRTMSVKALRSTEGPISLIKAPVGPCKNAVDLSPNAPVCQRPPQNKPKIWSLAETATSPDSSIKPSPDVSIPHQATIPSHHPALLPGHGIYTCQIGKQLHNWANAAFLSANSLLGVRSLLGAANPAGHHMPLHGALNHQDARLTQASGASCTEEESGDESLESFSPKRDDDVNIRRSGSPKSPFQLITDRSHHGTVQRALSTISTI, encoded by the exons ATGTCTTTCTCGCAGCTGGGGTACTCCCagtttctaagtggctcccaggAGGTTTACGGGGGCGACCGGGCCGGCTTAGGCCGGGATGGAGGCGCGGATGGCGGCGTGAATCAGGCAGCTACTGCCGCTGCTGTTAGCTCGATGCTGGGGATGTATGGTAACCCGTGGGCGGCTCAGAACTACAGCGCGTTTCTCCCCTACAGCGGTGCAGACCTCGCCCTCATATCGCAAATG AACCCTCAGTACGATCTGAAGGATAGCCCAGGAGCCCACCCGGGAGGTCTGGCTGTCCACGCCAGCGCAGGGTTCTACCCGTACGGCCAGTATGGCTATGGCGACCCGAACCGAGCCAAGGCCGCTACGAGGGAGACCACCAGCACTCTGAAGGCCTGGTTGCAGGAACACCAGAAGAACCCGTACCCCACCAAGGGAGAGAAGATCATGCTGGCCATCATCACCAAGATGACACTCACACAG GTGTCCACGTGGTTCGCCAACGCGCGCCGGCGTCTGAAGAAGGAGAACAAGGTGACGTGGGGCCGCAGCGCGGAGGACCGGGATGGACGGATCTTCAGCAGCGACAATGAGGACGAGCCTGAAAAACACGGGAgcgaggatgaagaggaggaggagatcgATTTAGAAAGTATCGACATCGATAAAGTCGAGGAGAACCCAGGAGATCAGAGggaagtggagggagaggggaagttGGCCGCCAGGGACGCATCGGATTCTGGTAGCTTGGAGAGCCAGAGGACGATGTCTGTCAAGGCCCTCAGAAGTACGGAGGGGCCTATTTCTCTCATTAAGGCGCCTGTTGGTCCTTGTAAAAACGCTGTGGATCTTTCCCCCAATGCACCGGTGTGCCAGAGGCCCCCACAGAACAAACCCAAAATCTGGTCTCTGGCTGAGACGGCCACAAGCCCTGACAGTTCCATCAAACCTTCCCCGGATGTCTCGATTCCTCACCAGGCCACGATCCCCTCCCACCACCCGGCCCTACTCCCGGGTCATGGAATATACACATGCCAGATCGGGAAGCAGCTCCACAACTGGGCCAACGCGGCGTTCCTCAGCGCCAACTCTCTGCTGGGTGTCAGGTCGCTTCTTGGCGCGGCTAACCCAGCCGGACACCACATGCCTCTCCATGGCGCGCTGAACCATCAGGACGCACGGTTGACGCAGGCCTCAGGGGCATCGTGcacagaggaggagagtggagatgAGTCGTTGGAGAGCTTCAGTCCAAAGCGAGATG ATGACGTGAATATTCGCAGGTCTGGCTCGCCGAAGTCTCCCTTCCAGCTGATTACTGACAG ATCTCACCATGGAACGGTGCAGCGGGCCCTCTCGACAATTTCCACAATATGA